In a single window of the Pseudomonadota bacterium genome:
- a CDS encoding ACT domain-containing protein encodes MTRIFKASELIVKCNDKPGLLARVTAPIAEARVNVNALCAYRMGADAQFHILTGDNGTAKKFLEKAGFRTEDHDVIVLETQNEAGTLFRAAQQLAQAGVDLDYCYATAGNAPGSTWIVFSTDAIERAMNVIP; translated from the coding sequence ATGACCAGAATATTCAAGGCCAGCGAACTGATCGTGAAGTGCAACGACAAGCCGGGTCTTCTGGCGCGGGTGACCGCCCCGATCGCGGAGGCGCGCGTGAACGTCAACGCGCTCTGCGCGTACAGGATGGGGGCAGACGCCCAGTTCCACATCCTCACCGGTGACAACGGCACGGCGAAGAAGTTCCTGGAGAAGGCGGGTTTCAGGACCGAGGACCACGATGTGATAGTCCTCGAGACGCAGAACGAGGCGGGCACGCTCTTCCGCGCCGCGCAGCAGCTTGCGCAGGCTGGGGTCGATCTCGACTACTGCTACGCCACCGCCGGCAACGCGCCGGGCTCCACATGGATAGTGTTCTCGACCGACGCGATCGAGAGGGCGATGAACGTGATTCCATGA
- a CDS encoding tetratricopeptide repeat protein: protein MVLQKRSLSLALIVALLCLAACSAKEGASVKTPGARGKAVKLEGKEKEDPYLQFIKASLFSLNEESKRSNAELKKLIEEEPEIGYHRFLLAQNYAIEGLLPQAISSCIEALELDPRLTEARLFLGKLYLARDMYPEAIRELNAVIRVEPKNEEAYLQLCRAYLAEKEFSRAIGAMRGLIRVNPDSSIAYYYMGSIYYQHLKQPERALAAFRSALEIDPNNITVHHAVAEIYLAEKQLPKALNKYEEVARIEPEDVSTQLRIALIYYEMKRHREAIEVFERILARNPDADKIVFYLGTLHESVKQDESALDRFAQVPPNSTYYRDARVHMAQILRDQERGDEAVMAIREAAAAKPKVPEFHELLAALLEEQGDLAGAAAALEHGRKEIPKNERLTFMQGIVYERLEQREPALAAMREVLRINPQNASALNYIGYSYAERGENLEEALEYVQRALLIRPDDGYIADSLGWVYFKMGDSESAMKYLTMANRLVPGEPTVLYHIGEVLLGMGKRAEALGFFRRSLELGEKKKSRDEKEIEKVRQRIEDLEGDLQRP, encoded by the coding sequence TTGGTCCTGCAAAAGAGATCGCTGAGTCTGGCTCTCATCGTCGCGCTGCTTTGCCTGGCCGCGTGCTCGGCCAAGGAGGGGGCTTCCGTTAAAACGCCGGGCGCCCGTGGCAAGGCGGTGAAGCTCGAGGGCAAGGAGAAGGAGGATCCCTACCTCCAGTTCATAAAGGCGAGTCTCTTTTCCCTGAACGAGGAGAGCAAGAGGTCGAACGCGGAGCTCAAAAAGCTCATCGAGGAGGAGCCTGAGATAGGCTATCACCGCTTCCTCCTCGCCCAGAACTACGCCATTGAAGGGCTCCTCCCCCAGGCCATCTCCTCCTGCATCGAGGCGCTGGAGCTCGATCCACGCCTCACCGAGGCCCGCCTCTTCCTCGGCAAGCTCTACTTGGCCAGGGATATGTATCCCGAGGCGATAAGGGAGCTCAACGCCGTGATCCGCGTCGAGCCGAAAAACGAGGAGGCATACCTGCAGCTGTGCAGGGCCTACCTCGCCGAGAAGGAGTTCTCGAGGGCCATCGGGGCGATGAGGGGCCTCATCAGGGTGAATCCCGACTCCTCGATTGCCTACTATTACATGGGCTCGATATATTACCAGCACCTCAAGCAGCCGGAGCGCGCGCTCGCCGCATTCCGCTCGGCGCTCGAGATAGACCCCAACAACATCACCGTGCACCACGCGGTTGCCGAGATATATCTGGCAGAAAAGCAGCTGCCGAAGGCCCTGAACAAGTACGAGGAGGTCGCCCGCATAGAGCCGGAGGACGTCTCCACGCAGCTTCGCATCGCTCTCATATACTACGAGATGAAGCGGCACAGGGAGGCGATAGAGGTGTTCGAGCGGATACTCGCCCGGAACCCCGATGCCGACAAGATAGTGTTCTACCTGGGCACGCTTCACGAGAGCGTGAAGCAGGACGAGAGCGCCCTGGACAGGTTCGCGCAGGTGCCGCCCAATTCCACATACTACAGGGACGCGCGGGTGCACATGGCCCAGATCCTCCGCGATCAGGAGCGCGGCGACGAGGCCGTCATGGCCATTCGCGAGGCGGCGGCCGCGAAGCCCAAGGTGCCGGAGTTCCACGAGCTCCTCGCTGCGCTGCTCGAGGAACAGGGCGATCTGGCCGGCGCCGCAGCGGCTCTGGAGCACGGCAGGAAGGAGATACCTAAGAACGAGCGGCTCACCTTCATGCAGGGGATTGTCTACGAGAGGCTTGAGCAGCGCGAGCCGGCGCTGGCCGCCATGCGGGAGGTGCTGAGGATAAACCCGCAGAACGCCAGCGCCCTCAACTACATAGGTTATTCGTACGCGGAGAGGGGCGAGAATCTGGAGGAGGCGCTCGAGTATGTGCAGAGGGCGCTGCTCATACGGCCGGACGACGGCTACATCGCGGACAGCCTCGGCTGGGTCTATTTCAAGATGGGCGACAGCGAGAGCGCCATGAAATACTTGACCATGGCGAACCGGCTGGTCCCCGGCGAACCCACGGTCCTCTATCACATCGGCGAGGTGCTGCTGGGCATGGGCAAAAGGGCGGAGGCCTTAGGCTTCTTCAGGCGATCGCTGGAACTCGGGGAGAAGAAGAAGAGCCGCGACGAGAAGGAGATCGAGAAGGTGCGGCAGAGGATCGAAGATCTCGAGGGGGATTTGCAGAGGCCGTGA